The Tenacibaculum jejuense genome includes a window with the following:
- a CDS encoding zinc-dependent peptidase, producing MKSFYILKLTFYLVSFLAFLLNIVERIFVFLFNKPIFIHTYLVKKRLPRHKKEFLETSVKFYQNLTDKQKPYFEHRLVKFLRNYSFISRDGFNITPEVKILIASSYIKLTFGMRKYLTSTFNKIIIYPTSYYSLVTKQYHKGEFNPGLKLIIFSWEDFLLGEVILNDNLNLGIHEFTHALTFHGKQSKDVSARIFYRTYLEIIKFMKNPDNSERVIKSGYFRDYANTNALEFVSVIMEHFFETPEDLKQKFPRLYFKVETMLNYKTVI from the coding sequence ATGAAGTCATTTTATATTTTAAAGCTAACCTTTTATTTGGTTAGCTTTCTTGCTTTTTTATTGAATATAGTTGAACGTATTTTTGTTTTTCTATTCAATAAACCAATTTTCATACATACGTATTTAGTAAAAAAGAGATTACCCAGACATAAAAAAGAATTTTTAGAAACATCTGTTAAATTTTATCAAAACTTAACAGACAAACAAAAGCCTTATTTTGAACATAGGTTAGTTAAATTTCTAAGAAACTATAGTTTTATTTCTAGAGATGGTTTCAACATAACGCCAGAAGTTAAAATTTTAATAGCTTCATCTTATATAAAGTTAACTTTTGGAATGCGAAAGTATTTAACATCAACATTTAATAAAATTATTATATATCCTACTTCTTATTATTCATTAGTAACTAAGCAATATCATAAAGGAGAATTTAATCCAGGATTAAAGTTAATTATATTCTCATGGGAAGACTTTCTGCTAGGAGAAGTAATTTTGAATGATAATTTAAACTTAGGAATTCATGAATTTACACATGCATTAACGTTTCATGGTAAGCAATCTAAAGATGTAAGCGCAAGAATTTTTTATAGAACATACTTAGAAATTATCAAGTTTATGAAAAATCCAGATAATTCTGAAAGAGTTATAAAGTCAGGTTATTTTAGAGATTATGCGAATACAAATGCATTAGAATTTGTTTCTGTAATTATGGAACATTTTTTTGAAACTCCTGAAGATTTAAAGCAGAAATTCCCAAGACTTTATTTTAAAGTCGAGACAATGTTGAATTATAAAACAGTAATATAA
- a CDS encoding N-acetylmuramoyl-L-alanine amidase, producing MKKTSFREKLIEVRTSKGLTQTEVANLCNISLRTIQRIESGTVTPRAYTIKQISEALGFDFFKVYDDPDTYTEEETKTKNNFQTSIGFVKDLFNLKTNTMKKVSILSSFCFLIATFIFLFSNKSNAQTSKKIEPKLKITSESELIIPVKIAFTNDLTLDDLTQIKKDLLNKGIIVDYKKLEFDKNNKLQAIGCFVDCNDGFNGYFFTNNLNGNRKYGFYRDYDINSPSPFGTGTLKKTIVLDVGHGGIDTGSFSKGFQEKEITLQIANKIRTLSKENDDIEIFLTRSTDQFITLNKRVAFINALKPDYVISLHIASSGLEEMYGINFFTSNKNVLEKESLSITKKIAQSISKKLKINTVQNMNSHLLKHVEYPATLLEIGHLSNPNDYNLLTSDEDQNKIADAIFSAIREVL from the coding sequence ATGAAAAAAACGAGTTTCAGAGAAAAATTAATTGAAGTAAGAACCTCTAAAGGTTTAACGCAAACTGAAGTTGCCAACTTATGTAATATTTCATTACGCACTATTCAAAGAATAGAATCAGGAACCGTAACTCCAAGAGCATATACTATCAAACAAATTTCTGAAGCACTAGGTTTTGATTTTTTTAAAGTATATGATGATCCGGATACTTATACAGAAGAAGAAACCAAAACAAAAAACAACTTTCAAACTTCTATTGGATTTGTAAAAGATTTATTCAATTTAAAAACAAATACAATGAAAAAAGTATCTATACTTAGTAGTTTTTGCTTTCTTATTGCCACCTTTATATTTTTATTTTCTAATAAAAGTAATGCTCAAACTTCAAAAAAAATTGAACCCAAATTAAAAATTACTAGTGAGAGCGAATTAATAATACCTGTAAAAATTGCCTTTACTAATGATTTAACTCTTGACGATTTAACTCAAATAAAAAAAGATTTACTCAACAAAGGAATTATTGTTGATTATAAAAAATTAGAATTTGATAAAAACAATAAATTACAAGCTATTGGATGCTTTGTGGATTGTAACGATGGTTTTAACGGCTACTTTTTCACTAATAATTTAAATGGTAACAGGAAATATGGATTTTACCGCGATTATGATATTAACTCTCCTTCTCCTTTTGGAACTGGAACTTTAAAGAAAACTATTGTTTTAGATGTTGGTCATGGTGGTATAGATACCGGTAGCTTTTCAAAAGGTTTTCAAGAGAAAGAAATTACACTTCAAATTGCTAATAAAATAAGAACACTTTCAAAAGAAAATGATGATATCGAAATCTTTTTAACACGTTCTACAGATCAGTTTATTACACTTAATAAAAGAGTAGCATTTATCAACGCTTTAAAACCTGACTATGTTATATCATTACATATTGCTAGTAGTGGTTTAGAAGAGATGTATGGTATTAATTTTTTTACGAGTAACAAAAATGTCTTAGAAAAAGAGTCTTTATCTATCACTAAAAAAATTGCACAAAGTATTTCTAAAAAACTAAAAATAAATACTGTTCAAAACATGAACTCTCATTTATTAAAACATGTTGAATACCCTGCTACTTTATTAGAAATAGGGCATTTATCTAACCCAAATGATTATAACTTATTAACTTCAGATGAAGACCAAAATAAAATAGCAGATGCAATTTTTAGTGCTATAAGAGAAGTTCTTTAA